The following coding sequences are from one Bradyrhizobium sp. WSM471 window:
- a CDS encoding YbgC/FadM family acyl-CoA thioesterase, translating to MVFCCDIVKPEFSGIVYHANYLRFMERGRTNHLRLMGAEQQALFEQAETEDASFAFVVRSMHLDFLKPARMDDVLDVVTWPVAVKGASIVLAQEVRRGENVLVKAEVRVAFISGGRAQPIPKSIRALMKADLIS from the coding sequence TTGGTATTCTGTTGCGATATCGTCAAACCAGAGTTTTCCGGCATCGTCTATCACGCCAACTATTTGCGCTTCATGGAGCGCGGACGGACCAACCATCTGCGACTGATGGGTGCCGAACAGCAGGCGCTGTTCGAGCAGGCCGAGACGGAAGACGCAAGCTTTGCCTTCGTGGTGCGTTCGATGCATCTCGATTTCCTCAAGCCTGCCCGGATGGATGACGTGCTCGATGTCGTGACCTGGCCGGTCGCCGTGAAGGGTGCGTCCATCGTGCTGGCGCAGGAGGTGCGGCGCGGGGAAAACGTGCTGGTGAAAGCCGAGGTGCGTGTCGCCTTCATCAGCGGCGGCCGCGCCCAGCCGATCCCGAAGTCGATCCGCGCCTTGATGAAGGCTGATCTGATTTCGTGA
- a CDS encoding ABC transporter substrate-binding protein, producing MPVSRRSLLKAAAAVPALSFPGILRAESQTTLRFIPVIDLAFVDPIYSTAQVSRNHGFMVYDTLYGMSSSLQVSPQMLSGHAISGDQLQWDLTLRDGLFWHDGERVLARDCVASIRRWAARDGFGGELMEATDELSATDDRTIRFRLKRPFPLLPQALGKAAINACFMMPERLASQDPFKPLTEVIGSGPFRYLADERVQGARNAYAKFERYQPRGDGKPDWTAGPKIVHYDRVVWTTTPDAGTGVAALQTGEQDWQETTPHDLLPIIKAAGDIETRVLDPRGYACMLRLNHLQPPFDNPAVRRALLGAIDQSAFMTAVAGTDPNFQVSPIGYFAPNTPMASEVGLDVFRGPRDYAKVKADLKAAGYNGEKIVVLVPTNSLAQKPLGEIAVDSLRKAGMNVEYAGLDFAVVLQRQLKKDPLPQGGWSAAVGNWQGIDWLNPAGNTNIRGEGKVAGWYASEKMAGLRSQWLAASELAEQQRICREIQAVAFQEIPYIPIGLYKQPTAYRKAITGILDGTAVFWNVRPA from the coding sequence ATGCCCGTCTCTCGCCGTTCGCTCCTCAAGGCCGCAGCCGCTGTACCGGCGCTGTCATTCCCGGGCATCCTGCGCGCCGAATCCCAGACCACGCTGCGCTTCATTCCCGTGATCGACCTCGCCTTCGTCGATCCCATCTATTCCACGGCACAGGTGTCGCGAAACCACGGCTTCATGGTCTACGACACGCTCTATGGCATGAGCTCCTCCCTGCAAGTCTCGCCGCAGATGCTGTCGGGCCACGCCATCTCCGGTGACCAACTCCAGTGGGATCTGACGTTGCGCGACGGCCTGTTCTGGCACGACGGCGAGCGCGTCCTTGCGCGGGACTGCGTTGCCAGCATCCGCCGCTGGGCCGCGCGCGACGGCTTTGGCGGCGAACTGATGGAGGCGACGGACGAGCTGTCGGCCACCGACGACCGCACCATCCGCTTCCGCCTAAAGCGTCCGTTCCCGCTGCTACCGCAGGCGCTCGGCAAGGCCGCGATCAACGCGTGCTTCATGATGCCGGAGCGGCTGGCGAGCCAGGATCCGTTCAAGCCGCTGACCGAAGTGATCGGCAGCGGCCCGTTCCGCTATCTCGCCGACGAGCGTGTGCAGGGCGCGCGCAATGCCTATGCCAAATTCGAACGCTATCAGCCGCGCGGCGACGGCAAGCCGGATTGGACCGCGGGTCCGAAGATCGTGCATTACGATCGGGTGGTCTGGACCACCACGCCCGATGCCGGCACCGGCGTCGCCGCGCTGCAGACCGGCGAGCAGGACTGGCAGGAGACCACGCCGCACGACCTGCTGCCGATCATCAAGGCGGCCGGCGACATCGAGACGCGCGTGCTCGATCCCCGAGGTTATGCCTGCATGCTGCGCCTCAATCATCTTCAGCCGCCGTTCGACAACCCTGCCGTTCGCCGCGCGCTGCTGGGGGCGATCGATCAATCCGCCTTCATGACCGCGGTGGCCGGTACCGATCCGAACTTTCAGGTCTCTCCCATCGGCTATTTCGCGCCGAATACGCCGATGGCGAGCGAGGTCGGCCTCGATGTGTTCCGCGGCCCGCGTGACTACGCCAAGGTGAAGGCCGATCTCAAGGCCGCGGGCTACAATGGTGAGAAGATCGTGGTGCTCGTCCCCACCAACTCGCTGGCGCAGAAGCCGCTTGGCGAGATCGCCGTCGACAGTCTGCGGAAGGCCGGCATGAACGTCGAATATGCCGGGCTCGATTTCGCCGTGGTGTTGCAGCGCCAGCTCAAGAAGGATCCGCTTCCGCAGGGCGGCTGGAGCGCGGCGGTCGGCAACTGGCAGGGCATCGACTGGCTCAATCCGGCCGGCAACACCAACATCCGTGGCGAGGGCAAGGTCGCCGGCTGGTATGCGAGCGAGAAGATGGCCGGCCTGCGCAGCCAATGGCTCGCGGCCTCCGAGCTCGCCGAGCAGCAGCGCATCTGCCGCGAGATCCAGGCGGTGGCGTTTCAGGAAATCCCCTATATTCCGATCGGCCTGTACAAGCAGCCGACCGCCTATCGCAAAGCCATCACCGGCATTCTCGACGGCACCGCCGTCTTCTGGAACGTACGCCCCGCATGA
- a CDS encoding N-carbamoyl-D-amino-acid hydrolase: MVRVLRAAAAQMGPTQKADTREHTLSRMLALLEEAAGRGASLVVFPELAFTTFFPRWLLEGESLDHYFERGMPNPNVAALFDRARALRVGFYVGYAELTPDGRRYNCAILVDRDGELLGRYRKVHLPGSVEPRQGARYQQLEKRYFDYGDLGFPAFRAGSAWAHAIMGMMICNDRRWPESWRVLGLQGVELVCIGYNSAAYDPNGGSTEDASLRTFHSTLVTQANAYMNATWAISVAKAGEEDGSGLIGGSCIVDPNGRIVAQAATLTDEVIVADIDLDLCRQGKDKMFNFAAHRRPEQYRVITERAGVIEPAVLDAD, encoded by the coding sequence TTGGTTCGTGTCCTTCGCGCCGCCGCCGCACAGATGGGGCCGACGCAAAAAGCCGATACGCGCGAGCATACGCTGTCGCGGATGCTTGCGCTGCTGGAGGAGGCGGCCGGCCGCGGCGCCAGCCTCGTGGTGTTTCCCGAGCTTGCCTTCACCACATTCTTTCCGCGTTGGCTGCTCGAAGGCGAGTCGCTCGACCATTATTTCGAACGCGGGATGCCGAACCCGAACGTCGCCGCCTTGTTCGACCGTGCGCGTGCGCTGCGCGTCGGCTTCTATGTCGGATATGCCGAGCTGACGCCGGATGGACGCCGCTACAATTGCGCCATCCTGGTCGATCGCGACGGCGAGCTGCTCGGCCGCTATCGCAAGGTGCATCTGCCGGGCTCGGTCGAGCCGCGACAAGGTGCGCGCTACCAGCAGCTCGAGAAACGCTATTTCGACTATGGCGACCTCGGCTTTCCCGCCTTCCGCGCCGGCTCGGCCTGGGCCCACGCCATCATGGGCATGATGATCTGCAACGATCGCCGCTGGCCGGAATCCTGGCGCGTGCTTGGCCTGCAGGGCGTCGAGCTTGTCTGCATCGGCTACAATTCCGCGGCCTATGATCCCAATGGCGGCAGCACGGAGGATGCCTCCTTGCGCACCTTCCACTCCACGCTGGTGACGCAGGCCAACGCCTACATGAACGCGACCTGGGCGATCTCGGTGGCGAAGGCAGGCGAGGAGGACGGCTCCGGGCTGATCGGCGGCTCCTGCATCGTTGATCCCAATGGCCGCATCGTCGCGCAGGCCGCAACGCTGACTGACGAGGTGATCGTCGCCGACATCGATCTCGACCTCTGCCGCCAGGGCAAGGACAAGATGTTCAACTTCGCCGCCCACCGGCGGCCGGAGCAATACAGGGTGATCACCGAACGTGCCGGCGTGATCGAACCCGCGGTTCTCGACGCAGACTGA
- a CDS encoding type 1 glutamine amidotransferase, whose product MARITIIETGQVPQKYRERHGSFPDMFERMVRAEDPTATIDIVSIPNGEALPDPRSLGAVLITGAAAGVYDGLDWIAPLEDFVRTAYANKTPMVGICFGHQLIAQALGGTVRKSEKGWGIGRHVYQVLPDNGVVDGEAVAIACSHQDQVIEPPNDALTILSSDFTPHAGLLYANGATLTVQPHPEFDVEFAQVCCELRDGKAPDDVVATARKSLAQPMDHAKLGGAITRFLARKSIPSS is encoded by the coding sequence ATGGCACGCATCACCATCATCGAGACCGGGCAGGTCCCACAAAAATATCGCGAGCGCCACGGTTCGTTCCCGGACATGTTCGAACGCATGGTCCGCGCCGAGGATCCGACGGCCACGATCGACATCGTCAGCATCCCGAATGGCGAAGCGCTTCCCGACCCGCGCAGTTTGGGGGCGGTGCTGATCACCGGCGCGGCGGCCGGCGTCTATGACGGGCTCGACTGGATCGCACCGCTGGAGGATTTCGTCCGCACCGCCTATGCGAACAAGACGCCCATGGTCGGCATCTGCTTCGGTCATCAGTTGATCGCGCAGGCGCTCGGCGGCACCGTGCGCAAATCGGAGAAGGGCTGGGGCATCGGCCGGCACGTCTATCAGGTGCTGCCGGACAACGGCGTCGTCGACGGCGAAGCGGTCGCCATCGCCTGCTCGCATCAGGACCAGGTGATTGAGCCGCCAAACGATGCGCTGACGATTCTCTCCTCCGACTTCACCCCGCATGCCGGCCTGCTCTACGCCAACGGCGCAACGCTCACCGTGCAGCCGCATCCGGAGTTCGACGTGGAGTTTGCGCAAGTGTGCTGCGAGCTGCGCGACGGCAAAGCGCCGGACGATGTCGTTGCAACCGCGAGGAAGTCACTGGCGCAGCCGATGGACCACGCCAAACTCGGAGGCGCGATTACGCGGTTTCTGGCGCGCAAATCCATCCCCTCATCCTGA
- a CDS encoding polysaccharide deacetylase: MLDSKALQSIPLTPANTADPAPEYPWPKPYNSAMFLSFDVDAESAWTSKDAMHAQRLITMSYGGYEARVGTPKLLELLDQLDLKATFFVTGWSVDAHPAMAEAILKAGHEIGHHGYHHLLPDPGDPWIEEELERGFEALKRRLGVKPTGYRAPYGEFTEELRVGLVRHGIVYTSSFRDDVRPYRHRLADGKPGTIELPVTASYDDWMHGLSARFSPRSIFPKEHVLSIWKDELDEVRDWGAMVTTVLHPQCSGRPMRLRLLREFLTYAKSCPDVWITTGEKIAANFLRHEAGKS, from the coding sequence ATGCTGGACAGTAAGGCACTCCAGAGCATTCCGCTCACCCCAGCCAACACCGCGGATCCTGCGCCGGAATACCCCTGGCCGAAGCCGTACAATTCGGCGATGTTCCTGTCGTTCGACGTGGACGCGGAGAGCGCCTGGACCAGCAAGGACGCGATGCATGCGCAGCGGCTCATCACCATGAGCTATGGCGGCTATGAGGCGCGCGTCGGCACGCCGAAGCTCCTGGAGCTGCTCGACCAGCTGGATCTCAAGGCGACCTTCTTCGTCACGGGATGGTCGGTCGACGCGCATCCGGCGATGGCCGAGGCCATTCTCAAGGCCGGTCACGAGATCGGCCACCACGGTTATCACCATCTCCTTCCCGATCCCGGCGATCCCTGGATCGAGGAGGAGCTTGAGCGCGGCTTCGAGGCGCTCAAGCGCCGGCTTGGCGTCAAGCCGACCGGCTACCGCGCGCCCTACGGCGAGTTCACCGAGGAGCTGCGGGTGGGGTTGGTGCGCCACGGCATCGTCTACACCTCCTCGTTTCGCGACGACGTGCGGCCTTACCGCCATCGTCTCGCCGACGGCAAGCCGGGCACGATCGAGCTGCCGGTGACCGCAAGCTATGACGACTGGATGCACGGTCTGTCCGCGCGCTTCAGTCCGCGCTCAATTTTCCCCAAGGAGCATGTGCTTTCGATCTGGAAGGACGAGCTTGACGAAGTCCGCGACTGGGGCGCGATGGTGACGACCGTGCTGCATCCGCAATGCAGCGGCCGACCGATGCGGCTGCGCCTGCTGCGTGAGTTCCTGACTTACGCGAAGTCGTGCCCGGATGTCTGGATCACGACCGGCGAGAAGATCGCGGCCAACTTCCTGCGCCACGAGGCCGGAAAAAGCTGA
- a CDS encoding amino acid ABC transporter permease, translated as MKTVPALAEGFPDLSGMRIAREPHWFRWLSAALIVFVLALIVRAFAGGQIEWAYVSRFLTAKVILEGIVNTMVMAVLAMALGIFLGVVVAVMRLSPNPVLKTVAAGYTWLFRGTPLILQLLLWFNLALVFPTIGIPGLWSARAVDVMTPFLAALLGLGINQGAYTSEVMRAGMLSVDIGQYEAAQAIGMGRLRALRRIVLPQAMRVVIPPLGNEFIGMVKATSLASVIQYPELLHNAENIYYANSRVIELLIVAGLWYLLVVSVLTPLQMLLERRFARGTLRLSR; from the coding sequence ATGAAGACGGTACCGGCACTCGCGGAGGGTTTTCCCGATCTGTCGGGGATGCGGATCGCGCGCGAGCCGCACTGGTTTCGCTGGCTCAGCGCAGCGCTGATCGTTTTTGTGCTCGCCTTGATCGTGCGCGCTTTTGCGGGCGGCCAGATCGAATGGGCCTATGTCAGCCGCTTCCTGACCGCGAAGGTCATTCTGGAAGGCATCGTCAACACCATGGTGATGGCGGTGCTCGCGATGGCGCTCGGCATCTTCCTCGGCGTGGTCGTCGCGGTCATGCGGCTGTCGCCCAACCCGGTGCTGAAGACCGTCGCCGCTGGCTATACCTGGCTGTTTCGCGGCACGCCGCTGATCCTGCAGCTGCTGCTGTGGTTCAATCTTGCGCTGGTGTTTCCGACCATCGGCATTCCCGGCCTTTGGAGCGCGCGCGCCGTCGACGTCATGACGCCGTTCCTTGCCGCGCTGCTCGGGCTCGGCATCAACCAGGGCGCCTATACGTCGGAAGTGATGCGCGCGGGCATGCTGTCGGTCGATATCGGGCAATATGAGGCGGCGCAGGCGATCGGCATGGGACGCTTGCGTGCGTTGCGCCGGATCGTTCTGCCGCAGGCGATGCGGGTGGTGATCCCGCCGCTCGGCAACGAGTTCATCGGCATGGTGAAGGCGACCTCGCTCGCCAGCGTCATCCAGTATCCGGAACTGCTGCACAACGCCGAAAACATCTACTACGCCAATTCGCGCGTGATCGAGCTCCTGATCGTCGCCGGGCTCTGGTACCTGCTCGTCGTCTCGGTGCTGACGCCGCTCCAGATGCTGCTCGAACGCCGTTTTGCGCGCGGCACATTGCGGCTGTCACGATGA
- a CDS encoding LysR family transcriptional regulator, with protein MNLRQLEILRAVIRHRTTVAAADELALSQPAVSNALKTMEAQAGFALFERVNNRLFPTTEAMALYKESEAIFALHAKLENRVRDLRENRSGHLALVATPPLAYSIIPSALSGFLRRRPETRVFFDVRRYEGIIEGVLNRVAELGFALGLTHHPGIAHEVVHTGEMVCVLPPQHPLADRPVISAADLSGLPFIGLERGTRLGEAVRDSFARAGAPFQPTVEVRYCNTACVLAAAGVGAAVVDPFSPRQNGGTGLVVRPFAPTTHAVAYMLWSEAEPLSRLAKAFLNEVRKESALLERTAPHQQHGAGSDEA; from the coding sequence ATGAACCTGCGCCAGCTCGAGATTCTCCGCGCCGTCATCCGCCACCGCACCACCGTTGCGGCTGCCGACGAACTGGCGCTGTCGCAGCCCGCCGTCAGCAACGCGCTGAAGACGATGGAGGCGCAGGCGGGTTTTGCGCTATTCGAACGCGTCAACAACCGGCTGTTTCCGACCACGGAAGCGATGGCGCTCTACAAGGAGAGCGAGGCGATCTTCGCGCTGCACGCAAAGCTCGAGAACCGCGTGCGCGATCTGCGCGAGAACCGCTCCGGGCATCTCGCGCTGGTCGCGACGCCGCCGCTCGCCTACAGCATCATCCCCTCGGCGCTGTCAGGCTTCCTGCGCCGACGCCCGGAGACGCGGGTGTTCTTCGACGTGCGACGCTACGAGGGCATCATCGAAGGCGTGCTCAACCGCGTCGCCGAGCTCGGCTTTGCGCTCGGGCTGACACATCATCCAGGCATCGCCCATGAGGTGGTGCACACCGGCGAGATGGTCTGCGTGCTGCCGCCGCAGCATCCGCTCGCCGACCGGCCGGTGATCTCGGCCGCGGACCTGTCTGGCCTGCCCTTCATCGGGCTCGAGCGCGGCACGCGGCTTGGTGAGGCCGTGCGCGACAGTTTCGCACGCGCCGGCGCGCCGTTCCAGCCGACCGTCGAGGTGCGCTACTGCAACACGGCCTGCGTGCTCGCCGCCGCCGGCGTCGGCGCCGCGGTGGTCGATCCCTTCTCGCCGCGGCAGAACGGCGGGACCGGCCTCGTCGTACGGCCGTTCGCGCCGACAACGCACGCGGTGGCCTATATGCTATGGTCGGAAGCCGAGCCGCTGTCGCGCCTGGCCAAGGCGTTTCTCAACGAGGTCCGTAAAGAGAGTGCGCTGCTGGAGCGCACAGCGCCACACCAGCAACATGGAGCAGGAAGCGACGAGGCTTGA
- a CDS encoding ABC transporter substrate-binding protein: MTRLSHFLGFAALAAVMSAQAAELPAEIKQAGALKLTVNSTYAPMEYRDPATNELVGLDVDLANELAKRLGVKIVWSETPFAELIPSLQTRRADFIISGISDRASRRETADFVDYLGTGPQFFVMAENEAKVATDLCGKKVGTTRSTSFPVEIEKWSKQNCEPAGKPAIQYVPGENSIDVRNQLKQGRIDAAVQGSETLPYAQTQEAGKYRVIGEPFAKGYQGIMFRKDDAALREVVTEKLTAMIADGSYKAVLDKWGLGANAVEKPMLNAAPQ, translated from the coding sequence ATGACACGCCTCTCGCATTTCCTCGGGTTCGCAGCGTTGGCTGCCGTGATGTCCGCGCAGGCGGCGGAGCTCCCGGCGGAGATCAAGCAGGCGGGCGCGTTGAAGCTCACGGTCAACTCCACTTACGCGCCGATGGAATATCGCGATCCCGCGACGAATGAGCTCGTCGGGCTCGATGTCGATCTGGCGAACGAGCTCGCCAAGCGTCTCGGCGTGAAGATCGTCTGGAGCGAGACGCCGTTCGCCGAATTGATCCCGTCGCTCCAGACCAGGCGCGCCGATTTCATCATTTCCGGCATCTCCGATCGCGCCTCGCGGCGCGAGACCGCGGATTTCGTCGATTATCTCGGGACCGGCCCGCAGTTCTTCGTGATGGCGGAGAACGAAGCCAAGGTCGCCACCGATCTCTGCGGCAAGAAGGTCGGCACTACCCGCAGCACCAGCTTCCCGGTCGAGATCGAGAAGTGGAGCAAGCAAAATTGCGAGCCGGCCGGCAAGCCGGCGATCCAGTACGTGCCGGGCGAGAACTCGATCGACGTTCGCAACCAGCTCAAGCAGGGCCGCATCGACGCCGCCGTACAGGGCAGCGAAACCCTGCCTTACGCGCAGACGCAGGAAGCGGGCAAATACCGCGTGATCGGCGAGCCTTTTGCCAAAGGATATCAGGGCATCATGTTCCGCAAGGACGATGCGGCGCTTCGTGAGGTGGTGACCGAGAAGCTCACCGCCATGATCGCCGACGGCTCCTACAAGGCTGTCCTCGACAAATGGGGTCTCGGCGCCAACGCAGTCGAGAAGCCCATGCTGAACGCGGCGCCGCAATGA
- a CDS encoding ABC transporter substrate-binding protein: MKRLLVTAALVGAMSAPVMAVELPAEIAKRGSIKVALVPNYPPMEFRDPATNALSGFDVDLGEAIGRKLGVKIEWQETSFAEFMPSISTGRVDAILSGFTDYASRHEIASFVDYLRSGPQFFVQQSRKAEFKDAAALCGKKVGASRRTMFPAQIAAWSEKNCGTNPIQFVGTDGSADARTQLRQGRIDAAAQGNETLPYIMDLEPGTYATVGEPIAQQFTGIALPVKEKALQQAMLEAVDALIADGTYRTLLAKWKLTDNALEKATINAGQ, encoded by the coding sequence ATGAAGAGACTTCTGGTTACGGCAGCACTCGTGGGCGCCATGAGCGCTCCGGTCATGGCAGTCGAGCTGCCGGCGGAGATCGCCAAGCGCGGCAGCATCAAGGTCGCGCTGGTGCCGAACTATCCGCCGATGGAGTTCCGCGATCCCGCCACCAACGCGTTGTCCGGTTTCGACGTCGATCTCGGCGAGGCCATCGGCCGCAAGCTCGGCGTCAAGATCGAATGGCAGGAGACCAGCTTTGCCGAGTTCATGCCGTCGATCTCGACCGGGCGGGTGGACGCCATCCTGTCCGGCTTCACGGACTATGCCAGCCGGCACGAGATCGCGTCCTTCGTCGATTATTTGCGCAGCGGTCCGCAGTTCTTCGTGCAGCAGTCGCGCAAGGCGGAGTTCAAGGACGCGGCCGCGCTCTGCGGCAAGAAGGTCGGCGCCAGCCGCCGCACCATGTTCCCGGCCCAGATCGCGGCCTGGAGCGAGAAGAATTGCGGTACCAATCCGATCCAGTTCGTCGGCACCGACGGATCGGCCGACGCCCGCACCCAGCTGAGGCAGGGCCGCATCGATGCCGCCGCCCAGGGCAACGAGACGCTGCCCTACATCATGGACCTCGAGCCCGGCACCTATGCGACTGTGGGCGAGCCCATTGCGCAGCAATTCACCGGCATCGCTCTGCCGGTCAAGGAAAAGGCGCTGCAGCAAGCCATGCTGGAGGCGGTCGATGCGCTGATCGCGGACGGCACCTATCGTACGCTGCTGGCCAAGTGGAAACTGACTGACAACGCACTCGAAAAGGCGACCATCAATGCTGGACAGTAA
- a CDS encoding nuclear transport factor 2 family protein — MSRPPLPPFTRETAAQKARMAEDAWNSRDPVRVSLAYTEDSRWRNRSEVFQGREAIVAFLTRKWGKEHDYRLIKDLWAFDENRIAVRFQYEWHDASGHWYRSYGNEQWEFDEHGLMRRREASINDIAIAEKDRRFQWPAPGPRPADVAGLGTDPF, encoded by the coding sequence ATGTCGCGCCCGCCGCTTCCGCCCTTTACCCGTGAGACCGCAGCGCAGAAGGCCCGCATGGCCGAGGATGCCTGGAATTCGCGCGACCCGGTGCGCGTGTCGCTCGCCTATACCGAGGACAGCCGCTGGCGCAATCGCTCCGAGGTTTTTCAGGGGCGTGAAGCCATCGTCGCATTCCTCACCCGCAAATGGGGGAAGGAGCACGACTACCGCCTGATCAAGGACCTCTGGGCGTTCGACGAAAACCGGATCGCCGTGCGCTTCCAGTACGAATGGCACGACGCGAGCGGCCACTGGTACCGCTCCTACGGCAACGAGCAGTGGGAGTTCGACGAGCACGGCCTGATGCGGCGGCGCGAAGCCTCGATCAACGACATCGCGATCGCGGAGAAGGACCGACGGTTTCAATGGCCGGCGCCGGGGCCGAGGCCTGCGGACGTGGCGGGGTTGGGGACGGATCCTTTCTGA
- a CDS encoding aspartate/glutamate racemase family protein, whose translation MTRILVINPNSSASVTAAIDDAVAPLRIVGGPQIEVVGLAEGPPGISSQRDADSVVMPLVNRVMRDEADAFVLACFSDPGLHAVREAAGGRPVMGIAECGIFRALMLGERFGIIALSPSSIRRQQRMVRLMGVDSRYAGSWSVGASAAETAGADIRGRLIEAGRALVSQCRADVVVLGCAGMASHRAAIAEAIGVPVVEPAQQAVAAAIGAILLNT comes from the coding sequence ATGACCCGCATCCTCGTCATCAACCCCAACTCCTCCGCATCGGTGACGGCGGCAATCGATGACGCCGTCGCGCCGCTGCGCATCGTCGGCGGACCCCAAATCGAGGTCGTCGGTCTTGCCGAGGGGCCGCCCGGCATCAGCTCGCAACGCGACGCCGACAGCGTCGTCATGCCGCTGGTCAATCGCGTCATGCGCGACGAGGCGGATGCCTTCGTGCTCGCCTGCTTCAGTGATCCCGGCCTGCATGCGGTGCGCGAGGCAGCCGGCGGGCGCCCGGTGATGGGCATCGCCGAGTGCGGCATCTTTCGTGCGCTGATGCTGGGCGAGCGCTTCGGAATCATCGCGCTGTCGCCCTCGAGCATCCGCCGCCAGCAGCGCATGGTGCGGCTGATGGGCGTCGATAGCCGTTATGCCGGAAGCTGGTCGGTCGGCGCGAGCGCGGCGGAGACGGCGGGCGCGGACATCCGCGGACGGTTGATCGAAGCCGGCCGCGCGCTGGTCTCGCAATGCCGTGCCGATGTCGTGGTGTTGGGCTGCGCCGGCATGGCCTCGCATCGCGCGGCGATTGCGGAGGCCATCGGTGTGCCCGTGGTCGAGCCTGCGCAGCAGGCGGTGGCCGCTGCGATCGGTGCCATTTTGTTGAACACGTAA
- a CDS encoding amino acid ABC transporter ATP-binding protein has protein sequence MTKPLVAIRSVSKSFGEFQALKNVTLDVRPGEVMCLIGASGSGKTTLLRCINQLAAIDSGGIWLDGELLGVREKGGRLHRLAEREIGRQRLKTGMVFQRFNLFPHKTALENITEGPLQVQGRKSDEVRAEAIELLRRVGLSAKADSYPAQLSGGQQQRVAIARALAMKPMLMLFDEPTSALDPELVGEVLAVMKELARSGMTMMVVTHELGFAREVADRVVYMDQGAIIEQGRASDVLGAPREERTRAFLSAVI, from the coding sequence ATGACAAAACCCCTCGTCGCGATCCGCTCCGTCAGCAAGAGTTTTGGCGAATTTCAGGCTCTCAAAAACGTCACGCTCGATGTCCGGCCCGGCGAGGTGATGTGTCTGATCGGCGCCTCCGGCTCCGGCAAGACCACGCTGCTCCGCTGCATTAACCAGCTCGCCGCGATCGACAGTGGCGGCATCTGGCTCGACGGCGAGCTCCTGGGCGTGCGCGAGAAGGGCGGGCGGCTCCATCGCCTCGCCGAGCGCGAAATCGGGCGGCAGCGGCTGAAGACCGGCATGGTGTTCCAGCGTTTCAACCTGTTTCCGCACAAGACCGCGCTCGAAAACATCACCGAGGGTCCGCTCCAGGTTCAGGGCCGAAAATCCGACGAGGTGCGTGCGGAGGCGATCGAGCTGCTGCGGCGCGTCGGATTGTCGGCCAAAGCCGACTCGTATCCCGCCCAGCTCTCCGGCGGCCAGCAGCAGCGCGTCGCGATTGCCCGCGCGCTTGCCATGAAGCCGATGCTGATGTTGTTCGACGAGCCGACCAGCGCGCTCGATCCCGAGCTCGTCGGCGAGGTCTTGGCGGTCATGAAGGAGCTGGCGCGGAGCGGCATGACCATGATGGTCGTGACGCACGAGCTCGGCTTCGCGCGCGAGGTCGCCGACCGCGTCGTCTACATGGACCAGGGCGCGATCATCGAGCAGGGGCGCGCATCCGACGTCTTGGGCGCGCCGCGCGAGGAGCGCACCAGGGCATTTCTTTCGGCAGTGATCTGA